From a region of the Dermatophagoides farinae isolate YC_2012a chromosome 3, ASM2471394v1, whole genome shotgun sequence genome:
- the LOC124498571 gene encoding phospholipid-transporting ATPase ABCA3 has translation MAYSLPVRQFGILLWKSFIIRKRHYIWTFLELALPIFIASLSIIANSGGKGGTSVEEPIRYRPVPVEKSLRSYYTVLYTPVNEFTVNLMSRLNEKIDCRGVESEEELDDIIKSEIPFTISDSVEKLLLGLQENETIAGVIFHFNDEFSDTPEPTIDIGNDTMVPQNLRYTLRVRDFELQHDAYPKKQDFGPFPNADHYIKKNFVAIQSLVNYAYLQLLSEYLYQNGTDVPFPIPDMRDIRAQRFPYPKYIRHPRFQVSIISRFFPGATKLNTIQLTMEYCTILGFVVMIVLLIKGIVDEKVNRARAMLRLMGLKDFIYYSSCFANTFIVMVVQSAILTLMFCVGSEAQLKGASTSLVFCLLILYSSASIMFAMAIAVFFKKPTNAMIIGFIMWLSIQEVVAMLFEKRAGLTETSGLIHIPEWAHLIICALVPNYALKVSNELFVESEVYAAYGTFVSQYAQYSAHWSNIFRVLPLYKYLSVLRVAGALIFSCLFYGVIVWYIDVYCVYKRQSNEKYQGGDDDGYDNPAYEETDPEENRKKYFEAEPKKLRVGIQAKGLRKEFAVKVAVKDVTLNVYHGQITVLLGHNGAGKTTFASMLTGLYQPTSGELKVDGTDAIKNPEFSRRRMGLCPQFDVLYDELTCEEHLRLFAVVKNCPPKRVSMEVSHVLEQLGLTFKRRVLSKDLSGGMKRRLSLGMAMINNTKILILDEPTSGLDPEARRGVWDFLLSIRKDRLIMLSTHWMEEADVLGDRIAIMSRGRVVCCGSSIFLKRVYAGGYHLRIAKSDKFDSKYFQKFVRENLPDSKLENETGNEIKFTIAPEDTNKLPDFFEKLENDKQELGVYSCGVNVSSMDDVFLKVIELENTKSKSLEAAEASMNHDLQTLAVARTSRANSVISIYATQQQNKTNGDGAPGAFKTTNNHLDVFNNNAFRAGSFSTDRPLYNNNIGDIIQRQTPKVPPGRSLTILKLKALLSKRVHDIKRNTKTVVPILGIAIGCILAILGLIETTVNATDRFPNWSMEINTQAAGYGHDNLRAIYFDQEKSNNISFRNYYAKEIRHEHFGLVQLDDSRNLAQFFGIRSINTNRNKGAYLDKFYPDKAESTTHSSSSRVPTTPPPSTAPARNYSQASDRLLDIALRDLNIYREKWLIGASTEYYRRRWLYFAWYNGEAAHSLPISINLLYNALLKKLISKANSLSVANGGPSYNPDNFSISLDQITFEHFNPHSAFLPFFGRVYNGIFFPFSVSFIAAFYVLFPTHERISKAKLLQLMTGLSVRLYWISNFIFDYTVYFCYFVAMFTLILIWDRSFGYGLYFSNPLSTLAFMSLFLTFGLAAIPFAYVASLIFRKPSTAFGILCLISVITGIGMGVIATFFETILEEKLSAEIRGLFYAGMWFTRLSPVVALILGLQKLFTLDSTRLICAQFQASLRAILCGIYAASQRTNPELEELKILKPERCCDEVCGNECIFQHPFFWFNWLGVNDEIFMLILDAILYWSLLALLDNKKIRESVSKRFRSFYRGTKDVMKVSKSSKTFKLERMGHGTAFTDKDVLEERARTEKILAAKKMDQEALCVHNLTKIYSNGNFRAVDQLSFAVSKEQFFGLLGINGAGKTTTFRMLTGDLSLTRGNSWAGGFDLFSSTQEYQAQIGYCPQFDALLDRLNSFETLQLYGRLRGIPDDAIKLEVNRLIKKVDLQAHAARMCRNYSGGNKRKLSLAMALIGAPPVVLLDEPTSGVDPVARRKMWVAISDIQYGSGCSIILTSHSMDECEALCDRIAIMAAGHFECIGSTQYLRTKFGQGYSLIIKLNPDIVAENDLYLDQVQESIEDRLPSAVLRDIHQTLLFYHIPPESDVTWASLFRAMEEAKSNLQLEDYQVGDTTLEQIFLSFAKKQPQERPKRKSLADIAEML, from the exons aTGGCTTACTCATTACCAGTCAGACAATTTGGGATTCTCCTATGGAAATCCTTCATCATTCGTAAACGTCATTATATATGGACTTTTCTGGAATTAGCATTACCAATATTCATtgcatcattatcgataataGCTAATTCTGGTGGTAAAGGTGGTACTAGTGTTGAAGAACCAATCCGTTATCGTCCAGTACCAGTGGAAAAATCTTTACGTTCATATTATACAGTATTGTATACACCTGTAAATGAATTTACAGTGAATCTAATGTCAagattaaatgaaaaaattgattgccGTGGCGTTGAATCTGAAGAAGAATTGGATGATATAATAAAATCCGAAATACCATTTACGATATCAGATTCGGTGGAAAAATTGCTGTTAGGTTTACaggaaaatgaaacaatcgCTGGTGtgatatttcattttaatgatgaattcagTGATACACCGGAACCGACTATCGATATCGGTAACGATACAATGGTACCACAGAATCTTCGTTACACATTACGTGTACGAGATTTTGAATTACAACATGATGCCTATCCAAAAAAACAGGATTTCGGCCCATTTCCAAATGCAGATCAttatataaagaaaaattttgtcgcCATCCAATCATTGGTTAATTATGCCTATCTTCAATTATTGAGTGAATATCTTTATCAAAATGGTACTGATGTGCCATTTCCAATACCGGATATGCGTGATATTCGTGCACAACGTTTTCCATATCCAAAATATATTAGACATCCAAGATTTCAGGTATCAATTATATCACGTTTTTTTCCTGGTGCAACCAAATTGaatacaattcaattgaCAATGGAATATTGTACCATATTGGGTTTTGTCGTCATGATTGTTTTGCTCATTAAAG gaattgttgatgaaaaagtCAATCGAGCTCGTGCAATGCTTCGTTTAATGGGATTAAAAGATTTCATCTATTATAGTAGCTGTTTTGCCAATACATTCATTGTCATGGTTGTACAATCGGCAATTTTAACATTGATGTTTTGTGTTGGCAGTGAAGCACAGCTAAAAGGtgcatcaacatcattagtATTCTGTTTATTGATTCTTTATTCATCGGCATCGATAATGTTTGCAATGGCTATTGCGgtgttttttaaaaaaccAACCAATGCTATGATTATCGGTTTTATTATGTGGCTTTCCATCCAAGAAGTGGTGGCaatgttgtttgaaaaacGTGCCGGTCTCACCGAAACATCCGGTTTGATTCATATACCAGAATGGGCTCATCTAATCATTTGTGCATTGGTTCCAAATTATGCACTTAAAGTGAGcaatgaattatttgtcGAATCAGAAGTATATGCTGCATATGGAACATTTGTATCACAATATGCACAATATTCAGCTCATTGGTCGAATATATTCCGAGTATTACCATTGTATAAATATCTAAGCGTATTACGTGTTGCTGGTGCATTGATTTTCTCCTGTTTATTTTACGGTGTAATCGTCTGGTATATTGATGTTTATTGTGTCTATAAACGacaatcaaacgaaaaatacCAAggcggtgatgatgatggttacgATAATCCAGCTTATGAAGAAACAGATCCGGAAGAAAATCgtaaaaaatatttcgaaGCAGAACCGAAAAAACTTCGTGTCGGTATCCAGGCAAAAGGATTGCGAAAAGAATTTGCCGTTAAAGTAGCCGTCAAAGATGTTACATTGAATGTTTATCATGGACAAATCACTGTTTTATTGGGTCATAATGGTGCTGGTAAAACAACATTTGCTTCGATGCTTACTGGTCTTTATCAACCAACAAGTGGTGAATTAAAAGTAGACGGAACTGATGCTATCAAAAATCCTGAATTTTCTCGACGTCGAATGGGTTTATGTCCACAATTTGATGTTCTTTATGATGAATTGACATGCGAGGAACATCTTCGTTTGTTTGCCGTTGTTAAAAATTGTCCACCAAAACGTGTTTCAATGGAAGTATCACATGTACTTGAACAACTTGGTCTAACATTTAAACGTCGTGTATTGAGTAAAGATTTATCCGGTGGAATGAAACGACGTCTTTCACTTGGAATGGCCATGATAAATAATAcgaaaatattgattctCGATGAACCTACCTCAGGGTTAGATCCGGAAGCACGTCGTGGTGTATGGGACTTTCTTCTATCTATCCGTAAAGATCGTCTTATCATGTTATCCACTCATTGGATGGAAGAAGCCGATGTACTTGGTGATCGTATCGCTATAATGTCACGTGGTcgtgttgtttgttgtggtTCATCCATATTTCTTAAACGTGTCTATGCTGGTGGCTATCATCTTCGTATTGCTAAATCggataaatttgattcaaaatatttccaAAAATTTGTCCGTGAAAATTTACCCGATTcgaaattggaaaatgaaaccGGTAATGAGATCAAATTCACTATAGCACCCGAAGATACGAATAAATTACcggatttttttgaaaaattggaaaatgataaacaagAATTGGGTGTATATTCATGTGGTGTGAACGTATCATCGATGGATGATGTATTCCTAAAGGTtattgaattggaaaataccaaatcaaaatcattagaAGCAGCCGAAGCATCTATGAATCATGATCTACAAACATTGGCCGTAGCACGTACTAGTCGTGCTAATTCCGTTATTTCAATATATGcaacacaacaacagaataaaacaaatggtGATGGTGCGCCGGGCgcattcaaaacaacaaacaatcatcTAGAtgtattcaataataatgcatTCCGTGCCGGTAGTTTTAGTACTGATCGTCCactttataataataatattggtgATATTATTCAACGACAAACACCAAAAGTTCCACCTGGACGTTCATTGAccatattgaaattgaaagcATTATTATCGAAACGTGTACATGATATAAAACGTAATACAAAAACGGTGGTTCCCATACTTGGCATTGCTATTGGTTGTATTCTGGCTATTCTTGGTTTGATTGAAACCACTGTCAATGCAACTGATCGTTTTCCAAATTGGAGTATGGAAATCAACACACAAGCAGCCGGTTATGGACATGATAATCTACGTGCCATATATTTTGACCAAGAAAAAAGTAATAACATATCATTCCGTAATTATTATGCAAAAGAAATTCGTCATGAACACTTTGGACTTGTACAATTGGATGATTCACGTAATTTGGCACAATTTTTCGGTATACGATCAATAAATACTAATCGTAATAAAGGTGCATATTTGGATAAATTCTATCCAGATAAAGCTGAATCTACtacacattcatcatcatcaagagttccaacaacaccaccaccatcaacggCACCGGCACGAAATTATTCACAAGCATCTGATCGTCTTTTGGACATTGCACTAAGAGATTTAAATATTTATCGTGAAAAATGGCTAATTGGTGCATCCACAGAATattatcgtcgtcgttggCTATATTTTGCATGGTACAATGGTGAAGCAGCACATTCATTACCAATCAGTATCAATTTATTGTATAAtgcattattgaaaaaattgatatcgAAAGCAAATTCATTATCCGTTGCAAATGGTGGTCCATCATATAATCCAGATAATTTTAGCATTAGCCTTGATCAAATTACATTCGAACATTTTAATCCACATTCAGCTTTTCTACCATTTTTTGGTCGTGTTTATaatggaatattttttccattttccgTTTCATTTATTGCTGCATTCTATGTATTGTTTCCTACACATGAACGTATATCCAAG gCAAAACTTTTACAGCTAATGACCGGTCTTAGTGTACGGTTATATTGGATTTCTAATTTTATCTTTGATTATACCgtatatttttgttatttcgtTGCAATGTTTacattgatattgatttggGATCGTAGTTTTGGTTATGGTCTTTATTTCTCAAATCCATTATCAACAt tgGCATTCatgtcattatttttaacATTCGGTTTGGCAGCCATACCATTTGCATATGTTGCATCGTTAATATTCCGTAAACCATCAACAGCATTCGGTATATTATGTCTGATTTCGGTCATTACCGGAATCGGTATGGGTGTTATAGCAACATTTTTTGAAACGAttcttgaagaaaaattaagtGCCGAAATTCGTGGCCTATTCTATGCTGGCATGTGGTTCACAAGACTTTCACCGGTTGTGGCATTGATTTTAGGACTACAAAAATTGTTTACATTAGATTCAACACGTTTGATTTGTGCACAATTTCAAGCATCATTACGTGCCATTCTTTGCGGTATTTATGCTGCATCTCAACGAACCAATCCGGAATTGGAAGAGTTGAAAATTCTTAAACCAGAACGTTGTTGTGATg AGGTCTGTGGTAATGAATGTATATTTCAACATCCATTTTTCTGGTTTAATTGGCTCggtgttaatgatgaaatttttatgcTCATTTTGGATGCCATTCTTTATTGGAGTTTATTAGCATTGTTGGATAACAAAAAGATTCGTGAATCTGTTTCAAAACGTTTCCGTAGCTTTTATCGTGGTACAAAAGATGTAATGAAAGTATCGAAAAGttcaaaaacatttaaattggAACGTATGGGTCATGGTACAGCGTTCACCGATAAAGATGTTTTAGAAGAACGTGCAAGaactgaaaaaattttagcagccaaaaaaatggatcaagAAGCATTATGTGTTCATAATCTAACAAAAATCTATTCCAATGGTAATTTCCGTGCTGTTGATCAGCTTAGTTTTGCCGTTAGTAAGGAACAATTTTTCGGCCTATTGGGCATAAATGGTGCCGGTAAAACGACCACTTTTCGTATGTTAACCGGTGATCTATCATTGACACGTGGTAATTCATGGGCTGGTGGTTTTGATCTATTTTCATCCACTCAAGAATATCAAGCACAAATTGGTTATTGTCCACAATTTGATGCATTACTCGATCGTcttaattcatttgaaacattaCAATTGTATGGCCGATTACGTGGTATTCCAGATGATGCTATCAAATTAGAAGTGAATCGTTTGATTAAAAAAGTTGACCTGCAAGCACATGCTGCACGAATGTGTCGAAATTATTCCGGTGGTAATAAACGTAAATTATCATTGGCAATGGCATTGATCGGTGCACCACCAGTGGTATTGTTGGATGAACCAACATCCGGTGTAGATCCTGTTGCACGTCGTAAAATGTGGGTAGCCATTTCAGATATTCAATATGGTTCCGGTTGTAGTATCATTCTAACATCACATTCAATGGATGAATGTGAAGCATTATGTGATCGTATTGCCATTATGGCTGCCGGTCATTTTGAATGTATTGGTTCAACACAATATTTACGTACAAAATTCGGTCAAGGTTattcattaatcatcaaattaaatcCAGATATTGTTGCTGAAAATGATCTTTATCTAGATCAGGTACAGGAATCTATTGAAGATCGTTTACCAAGTGCCGTATTACGGGATattcatcaaacattattattctatcATATTCCACCGGAATCCGATGTTACTTGGGCATCATTATTTCGTGCTATGGAAGAGGCAAAATCAAATCTACAGCTAGAAGATTATCAAGTTGGTGATACAACATTGGAACAAATTTTCTTATCATTTGCAAAGAAACAACCACAAGAAAGGCCTAAACGTAAATCATTGGCTGATATTGCTGAAATGTTATAG